One Hydrogenobaculum sp. 3684 genomic window, TACATGCTCAGTGATAATGTATATAAGCTTTATACCGTTGTTTACAAGCTCAATGACAGCGTCTTTTACAGACACAGGGGGTACATATATAAGACCTGCGTTTATCTCAGGATGATGAGATAGAGCTTCTTTGACTGTGTTGTAAACTGGTACGTTAGCGACGCTAGTACCGCCTTTTCCAGGTGTAACACCAGCTTTTATAAACCCAGGATAAAGGGATTCTGTTTCTGTAACCACCTGGGAAGCTTCTCTTCCTGTAATACCTATTACCACAAACCTATGGCTATCGTTTAAATAAACAGTACCTTTCATAACACGCTCCTTATACTCCTAAATCTTCAGCAACGTTATCATTTACAGATTTTACTTGATGCTCCAAGAGATACTTCAACCTTACAGGTGCCTCCGTAAGAGGTAAAGATGAATCGTAAATCTCACCTTTCACACCACACTCTTTAAAAGCCTCATAAAGCATCCTCAAACCTTTTTCAGCTTCAGGGCCGTTTCTTCTTACTACCCATACCCAATTTGGATCAAGTTTACCTTCTTTCTTCAAGTCCCTTATAGCGTTTGCCACGCCTTCACCGAGTGTCACATCTATACGAGTGTTGTTGGCAGTACCTCCACAAACCAATACACCTCTTATACCTGGTTTGGATAGAATTATACGGGTTATCTTGTACATCTTCTCGGCTGGAGGATTTCCACCTATGTCTGTAAAGTTTGCAGGTTTTAAACCTATGTTGTAACAAGTTTCTATAGTAACCGTAGAACCACCACCACCAAAGGTCATAAGGGCTATATCACCATCCATCTCCACATAAGAACCGGCTTTACCTCTATGATCGTCTCTATCTATCAAAGATGCTTCTATCTCTCTTTGGGTAGGAGGGCGTTTCATGGCGCTTCTAACACCGTATATTTTAGAAGGCGGCACAGAGGCATCGTCATCTATGGTTACTACAGCATCAAGGGCATATATTTTTTGCTTTCCATTTACATCGCATATAGCAAGGGGGTTTATTTCTATAAGCTTTGCTTCTGTTTCCCAAAAAGCCTTATAAAGGTTTGCTATAACCTCTGATAGTTCTCTTAAAACCCCGATATACTCTTTTGGAAATCCCATATCCATTAGGTATTCTCTTACCATGTAAGGATATAAACCTATCAACGGATCTATCTTAAAGGTTTTTACCTTTTCTGGTGGGACTTCTTCTATATCCATACCACCTTCTAAGCTAAGCACCAACACCGGAGTCCTTGTCTCTGTGGAATATGTGATAGAGGCATACAACTCTTTTAGTATTTTGGCTTTTTCGGCAATTATAATACCCACTGGCATCTCGCCGTAAACTGGATACTGTAAAAGAGCTTCTGCCGTTTCTATAGCCTCTTCTGGTGTTTTACAAAGCTTCACAGCGCCTGCCTTTCCACGTTTCCCTACAAGCACTTGAGACTTCACCACAGACTCACCAAGTTTATTGGCAAAGTCTTTTAAATCATCGTTGATATGATCGGCGTACATATAATTTAAAACTGGTACGCCGTACTTCTTAAAAATCTTATCGTAAGCTTCAAACTCATAGAGGTTCATAAGACTTTTGCCTCCTTTAGAAATTGACTAATATTATATCACATTTGATGATTGGAAAAACAATAAAGGCTTTTAAGTTATAATAACTTATATGGATAAAGATATTGTGTACGTAGTAGAAGATGATATGGATTTAGCTGAGATACTTACCTTCAACTTAGAAAACGAGGGGTTTGAGGTAAAACACTTTACAAACGGCAACGAATTTTTCAAAACAATGGAACAAACAATACCAAATATAATAATACTTGATATCATGCTTCCTGGTTACGACGGAGTAAGGATAGCAAAAATACTAAGACAAAACGTCCTTTACAAAGATATACCTATTATATTTCTTACTGCAAAATCAGAAGAAGAAGACAAGATAGAGGGTTTTAATGCAGGAGCCGATGATTACATCACAAAACCATTCTCTTCAAAAGAATTAATAGCAAGGATAAGGGCTGTATTAAACAGATACAAAAAAACAATTACCACAACCAAGTTAAAAGTAGAAAATCTTGAACTAGATGAAGATAAGATGGAAGTAACGTTGGATGGAAAACCTATAAACCTTACAAAAACAGAATTTAGAATATTAAAACATCTAATTGAAAATATGGACAAAATAATGACAAGGGACAAAATAATAAATATGCTATGGTCATATGGCACAGACATAAACGATAGAACAGTGGATGTTCATATAAAACATCTAAGGGATAAACTTGGGGATTTTGGTAAATATATAAAAACCATAAGGGGCGTAGGTTACAAGTTTAGCTTAAAAGATGAATGATGATAGGGTAATAATAGGAAAGTTTTTATCAACGTTTGGATTAAAAGGTGATTTGGAAGTGGTTTTTGAGTTTGAGGAAGATATAGATTTTTATATTAAAAACCTAAAACAGATATATTTACAAAACAAACAAACTAAAGAGTTTAAAGCTTTTAACGTAACGTTTAAAAAACACCAAAACAAGGTACTATGCCATATAAAAGGAATAGACACAGTGGAGATGGCAAAAAGCTTTTGCAACGCCACAATCTTTGCAAGCTCAAAAGATTTACCAAGAAAAGAAGAAACGGTATTTCTTTTCGAGCTTTTTGGAAAAAAAGTAAAGTTAGATAGCGGCGAAGAGCTTGGAAGACTTACAAACGTATTTAAATATGCAAACAAAGATTACCTTGAAATAGACTTTGGAAAATATATAATACCAGCAGAAGAACCGTTTTTGATAAAACTTGACAAAGACCAAATAATACTTTCAAAAGATTATATCTTAGATTTGAAAAGCTAAAAAAACTAAATATATTTTACTTATGCGAAGCATTAAAACCACAGAGGAGCTGGTAAATATCTTAGAAAAAGAAGGTGAGCTTATAAGGGTAAAAGACCCCATAGATGTTCATTATGAGATAACAGAGATAACAGATAGAATGTGTAAAACAAAAGACCCAAAAGCTTTACTTTTTACAAATGTAAAAGGCTACAATATACCTGTTCTCACAAACGCCTTTGGTTCTTATAAAAGGTTAAAAATCATCTTTGGTTATGAAAACCTTGAAGATATAGGTTGGAAGCTTTATAAAGTGTTAAGACCAGAAATACCAAATACATTTTTAGAAAAGCTTAAAAAACTCCCAGAACTAAAAAAACTAAATGACGCACTACCAAAGGTAGAATCTAAAAACCCTTATAAAACCTTTAGCGAAAGTGTATTTGATATACCTGTGTTAAAATGCTGGCCCAAAGATGGTGGAAGATATATAACACTTCCTCAGGTTATCACAAAAGACCCTGAATCAGGTATCAGAAACGTGGGGATGTACCGTATACAGCTTTTAGAAGAAAAAAAAGTAGCTCTTCATTGGCAAATACACAAAGACGGAAACTCACATTTTCACAAGGCAAAAAGACTTGGTAAAAAATTACCAGTAGCTATAGTAATAGGTGCAGATCCAGTTTGTACTTACAGTGCATCGGCACCGCTTCCGCCAGAGGTGGATGAGTATTTGTTTGTGGGTATGGTAAGAGAAAACCCTTTAGAGCTTGTAAAGGGTAAAACTGTTGATATAGAGTATCCAAAATACGCAGATTTTGTAATAGAAGGTTATGTAGACCCAGAAGAACCGCTTATAGACGAAGGGCCTTTTGGAGATCACACTGGATTTTACACACCAGTAGACAAATACCCAGCAATGCACATAACAGCTATTTTATCTAAAGACAATCCAATATATATATCCACTATAGTAGGACCACCACCCCAAGAGGATAAATACCTTGGCTATGCCACAGAACGTATATTCTTACCCCTTATTAAGTTTAATCTACCAGAGGTAGTGGATTATCATCTTCCAGCAAGTGGAGTATTTCACAACTTTTGCTTTGTTTCCATAAAAAAGCGCTATCCTGGGCACGCCTTTAAAGTAGCTTATGCACTACTTGGGCTTGGACTGATGTCTTTGGAAAAGTATATAGTGGTTTTTGACGAATGGGTAAACGTACACGATATAGAAGAAGTGCTTTGGATATGGGGCAACAACACAGACCCTTCAAGGGATATAATCATCACAAAAGGACCTATAGATGTACTTGATCATTCTACCAACGAAGTAGGTTTTGGTGGTAAGATTATAATAGATGCCACAAAAAAACTAAAAGAAGAAGGATATACAAGAGTATGGCCAGAGGTGGCTAAAACCGACGATGAAACAAAAAGAAAGGTTGATAGCATATGGCAAAACATATCAAGATTTTTATCTTAAAAGCTAAAAAAACTTTAAAAACCTCCGATATGTTAAATAACAAG contains:
- a CDS encoding succinate--CoA ligase subunit beta; amino-acid sequence: MNLYEFEAYDKIFKKYGVPVLNYMYADHINDDLKDFANKLGESVVKSQVLVGKRGKAGAVKLCKTPEEAIETAEALLQYPVYGEMPVGIIIAEKAKILKELYASITYSTETRTPVLVLSLEGGMDIEEVPPEKVKTFKIDPLIGLYPYMVREYLMDMGFPKEYIGVLRELSEVIANLYKAFWETEAKLIEINPLAICDVNGKQKIYALDAVVTIDDDASVPPSKIYGVRSAMKRPPTQREIEASLIDRDDHRGKAGSYVEMDGDIALMTFGGGGSTVTIETCYNIGLKPANFTDIGGNPPAEKMYKITRIILSKPGIRGVLVCGGTANNTRIDVTLGEGVANAIRDLKKEGKLDPNWVWVVRRNGPEAEKGLRMLYEAFKECGVKGEIYDSSLPLTEAPVRLKYLLEHQVKSVNDNVAEDLGV
- a CDS encoding response regulator transcription factor; the protein is MDKDIVYVVEDDMDLAEILTFNLENEGFEVKHFTNGNEFFKTMEQTIPNIIILDIMLPGYDGVRIAKILRQNVLYKDIPIIFLTAKSEEEDKIEGFNAGADDYITKPFSSKELIARIRAVLNRYKKTITTTKLKVENLELDEDKMEVTLDGKPINLTKTEFRILKHLIENMDKIMTRDKIINMLWSYGTDINDRTVDVHIKHLRDKLGDFGKYIKTIRGVGYKFSLKDE
- the rimM gene encoding ribosome maturation factor RimM (Essential for efficient processing of 16S rRNA) translates to MNDDRVIIGKFLSTFGLKGDLEVVFEFEEDIDFYIKNLKQIYLQNKQTKEFKAFNVTFKKHQNKVLCHIKGIDTVEMAKSFCNATIFASSKDLPRKEETVFLFELFGKKVKLDSGEELGRLTNVFKYANKDYLEIDFGKYIIPAEEPFLIKLDKDQIILSKDYILDLKS
- a CDS encoding menaquinone biosynthesis decarboxylase — encoded protein: MRSIKTTEELVNILEKEGELIRVKDPIDVHYEITEITDRMCKTKDPKALLFTNVKGYNIPVLTNAFGSYKRLKIIFGYENLEDIGWKLYKVLRPEIPNTFLEKLKKLPELKKLNDALPKVESKNPYKTFSESVFDIPVLKCWPKDGGRYITLPQVITKDPESGIRNVGMYRIQLLEEKKVALHWQIHKDGNSHFHKAKRLGKKLPVAIVIGADPVCTYSASAPLPPEVDEYLFVGMVRENPLELVKGKTVDIEYPKYADFVIEGYVDPEEPLIDEGPFGDHTGFYTPVDKYPAMHITAILSKDNPIYISTIVGPPPQEDKYLGYATERIFLPLIKFNLPEVVDYHLPASGVFHNFCFVSIKKRYPGHAFKVAYALLGLGLMSLEKYIVVFDEWVNVHDIEEVLWIWGNNTDPSRDIIITKGPIDVLDHSTNEVGFGGKIIIDATKKLKEEGYTRVWPEVAKTDDETKRKVDSIWQNISRFLS